A stretch of Pelecanus crispus isolate bPelCri1 chromosome 3, bPelCri1.pri, whole genome shotgun sequence DNA encodes these proteins:
- the MOCS1 gene encoding molybdenum cofactor biosynthesis protein 1 isoform X5, whose amino-acid sequence MPEEGVQLTPKSELLTAQEIITLARLFVKEGVEKIRLTGGEPLIRPDVVDIVGELYKLEGLKTIAVTTNGINLARLLPRLKEAGLNAVNISLDTLVPAKFEFIVRRKGFHKVMEGIHKATELGYRPVKVNCVVMRGFNEDELLGFVDFTKDLPLDVRFIEYMPFDGNKWNFKKMVSYKEMLDTIKQRWPELEKLPCEASSTAKSYKVPHFQGQISFITSMSEHFCGSCNRLRITADGNLKVCLFGNSEVSLRDQLRSGASEEELVQIIGAAVGRKKKQHAGMFNISQMKNRPMILIGG is encoded by the exons ATGCCAGAGGAAGGTGTTCAGCTGACCCCTAAATCAGAGCTACTTACTGCTCAGGAGATAATCACCCTAGCCAGACTGTTTGTGAAAGAAGGTGTAGAGAAGATCCGACTGACAGGAGGAGAGCCACTTATCCGTCCCGATGTGGTTGATATTGTGG GTGAACTGTACAAGCTAGAAGGGCTGAAAACCATTGCTGTTACAACCAACGGGATCAACTTAGCCAGATTGCTGCCCCGACTGAAAGAGGCAGGACTGAATGCTGTTAACATTAGCCTGGATACTTTGGTCCCAGCTAAATTTGAGTTCATTGTCCGGAGGAAAG GCTTTCACAAGGTAATGGAAGGAATCCACAAAGCCACTGAACTTGGCTACCGTCCTGTTAAG GTAAACTGTGTGGTGATGCGAGGCTTCAATGAGGATGAACTGCTGGGCTTTGTGGATTTCACAAAGGATCTGCCCCTTGATGTGCGGTTCATAGAATACATGCCCTTTGATG GCAATAAATGGAACTTCAAGAAGATGGTGAGCTACAAAGAAATGCTTGATACAATTAAACAGCGATGGCCTGAATTGGAGAAATTGCCCTGTGAAGCTTCCAGCACAGCCAAG aGTTATAAGGTGCCGCATTTCCAGGGACAAATCAGCTTTATCACCTCCATGTCAGAGCATTTCTGCGGATCCTGCAATCGGCTGAGGATAACAGCAGATGGAAACCTAAAG GTGTGCCTTTTTGGGAATTCAGAAGTGTCCTTGAGAGATCAGCTACGGTCGGGCGCCTCAGAGGAAGAGTTGGTTCAAATCATTGGAGCAGCAGTgggcagaaaaaagaaacagcatgctG gcATGTTTAACATTTCCCAGATGAAAAACCGGCCAATGATCCTGATTGGTGGGTGA
- the MOCS1 gene encoding molybdenum cofactor biosynthesis protein 1 isoform X4, giving the protein MPEEGVQLTPKSELLTAQEIITLARLFVKEGVEKIRLTGGEPLIRPDVVDIVGELYKLEGLKTIAVTTNGINLARLLPRLKEAGLNAVNISLDTLVPAKFEFIVRRKGFHKVMEGIHKATELGYRPVKVNCVVMRGFNEDELLGFVDFTKDLPLDVRFIEYMPFDGNKWNFKKMVSYKEMLDTIKQRWPELEKLPCEASSTAKSYKVPHFQGQISFITSMSEHFCGSCNRLRITADGNLKVCLFGNSEVSLRDQLRSGASEEELVQIIGAAVGRKKKQHAGMFNISQMKNRPMILIESALMPFPLCQAALQNPPNSKQWGHTFSRWLTLRASLPKQIGKALMKNKLTGQLFLPGSHPEQQWHITTGIPQTQLRGCCVFQKNPSSTFDTKCLEASPVGQVSVDCQSKEASPGSEFCTQDLGTCTEVPCASDNLTHADEEGRATMVDVGGKPDSRRSAVAGAVVRLGEKAFGMVRQNQVKKGDVLTVAQIAGIQGAKLTSQLIPLCHNIPLNHVEVSLSLDEARYAVVIRSSCQTWGRTGVEMEALTAASLAALTVYDMCKAVTHDIVIEEVKLLSKTGGQRGDFLRV; this is encoded by the exons ATGCCAGAGGAAGGTGTTCAGCTGACCCCTAAATCAGAGCTACTTACTGCTCAGGAGATAATCACCCTAGCCAGACTGTTTGTGAAAGAAGGTGTAGAGAAGATCCGACTGACAGGAGGAGAGCCACTTATCCGTCCCGATGTGGTTGATATTGTGG GTGAACTGTACAAGCTAGAAGGGCTGAAAACCATTGCTGTTACAACCAACGGGATCAACTTAGCCAGATTGCTGCCCCGACTGAAAGAGGCAGGACTGAATGCTGTTAACATTAGCCTGGATACTTTGGTCCCAGCTAAATTTGAGTTCATTGTCCGGAGGAAAG GCTTTCACAAGGTAATGGAAGGAATCCACAAAGCCACTGAACTTGGCTACCGTCCTGTTAAG GTAAACTGTGTGGTGATGCGAGGCTTCAATGAGGATGAACTGCTGGGCTTTGTGGATTTCACAAAGGATCTGCCCCTTGATGTGCGGTTCATAGAATACATGCCCTTTGATG GCAATAAATGGAACTTCAAGAAGATGGTGAGCTACAAAGAAATGCTTGATACAATTAAACAGCGATGGCCTGAATTGGAGAAATTGCCCTGTGAAGCTTCCAGCACAGCCAAG aGTTATAAGGTGCCGCATTTCCAGGGACAAATCAGCTTTATCACCTCCATGTCAGAGCATTTCTGCGGATCCTGCAATCGGCTGAGGATAACAGCAGATGGAAACCTAAAG GTGTGCCTTTTTGGGAATTCAGAAGTGTCCTTGAGAGATCAGCTACGGTCGGGCGCCTCAGAGGAAGAGTTGGTTCAAATCATTGGAGCAGCAGTgggcagaaaaaagaaacagcatgctG gcATGTTTAACATTTCCCAGATGAAAAACCGGCCAATGATCCTGATTG agtcTGCATTGATGCCATTTCCACTATGCCAAGCTGCCCTACAGAATCCCCCAAATTCAAAGCAGTGGGGCCACACGTTTAGCCGTTGGCTAACTTTGAGAGCAAGTTTACCCAAACAAATCGGAAAagcattaatgaaaaataagcttACAGGACAACTTTTCCTGCCAGGATCTCATCCAGAGCAACAGTGGCACATAACAACAGGAATTCCACAAACCCAGCTCAGAGGCTGCTGTGTCTTCCAGAAGAACCCAAGCTCCACGTTTGACACAAAGTGCCTTGAGGCTTCTCCTGTTGGCCAAGTTTCTGTGGACTGTCAGTCCAAAGAGGCAAGTCCAGGATCTGAATTCTGTACCCAGGATTTGGGAACTTGCACTGAGGTACCTTGTGCCTCTGACAACTTGACTCATGCTGATGAGGAAGGACGGGCCACAATGGTAGATGTTGGAGGGAAGCCAGATTCAAGAAGaagtgctgttgctggtgctgTGGTCCGCCTGGGTGAGAAGGCATTTGGGATGGTAAGGCAGAACCAGGTGAAAAAAGGGGATGTGCTGACAGTAGCCCAGATTGCAGGGATTCAGGGAGCCAAGCTGACCAGCCAGTTGATCCCATTGTGTCACAACATCCCCCTCAACCATGTTGAGGTGTCTCTGAGCCTGGATGAGGCGAGGTATGCAGTGGTGATTCGCAGCTCCTGTCAGACCTGGGGGAGGACAGGTGTAGAGATGGAAGCTCTAACAGCTGCTAGCCTGGCTGCCCTGACTGTGTATGACATGTGCAAAGCAGTTACTCATGACATTGTGATTGAAGAGGTGAAGTTGCTTAGTAAGACgggtgggcagaggggagaCTTCTTAAGGGTCTAG
- the MOCS1 gene encoding molybdenum cofactor biosynthesis protein 1 isoform X1, whose product MPEEGVQLTPKSELLTAQEIITLARLFVKEGVEKIRLTGGEPLIRPDVVDIVGFHKVMEGIHKATELGYRPVKVNCVVMRGFNEDELLGFVDFTKDLPLDVRFIEYMPFDGNKWNFKKMVSYKEMLDTIKQRWPELEKLPCEASSTAKSYKVPHFQGQISFITSMSEHFCGSCNRLRITADGNLKVCLFGNSEVSLRDQLRSGASEEELVQIIGAAVGRKKKQHAGMFNISQMKNRPMILIESALMPFPLCQAALQNPPNSKQWGHTFSRWLTLRASLPKQIGKALMKNKLTGQLFLPGSHPEQQWHITTGIPQTQLRGCCVFQKNPSSTFDTKCLEASPVGQVSVDCQSKEASPGSEFCTQDLGTCTEVPCASDNLTHADEEGRATMVDVGGKPDSRRSAVAGAVVRLGEKAFGMVRQNQVKKGDVLTVAQIAGIQGAKLTSQLIPLCHNIPLNHVEVSLSLDEARYAVVIRSSCQTWGRTGVEMEALTAASLAALTVYDMCKAVTHDIVIEEVKLLSKTGGQRGDFLRV is encoded by the exons ATGCCAGAGGAAGGTGTTCAGCTGACCCCTAAATCAGAGCTACTTACTGCTCAGGAGATAATCACCCTAGCCAGACTGTTTGTGAAAGAAGGTGTAGAGAAGATCCGACTGACAGGAGGAGAGCCACTTATCCGTCCCGATGTGGTTGATATTGTGG GCTTTCACAAGGTAATGGAAGGAATCCACAAAGCCACTGAACTTGGCTACCGTCCTGTTAAG GTAAACTGTGTGGTGATGCGAGGCTTCAATGAGGATGAACTGCTGGGCTTTGTGGATTTCACAAAGGATCTGCCCCTTGATGTGCGGTTCATAGAATACATGCCCTTTGATG GCAATAAATGGAACTTCAAGAAGATGGTGAGCTACAAAGAAATGCTTGATACAATTAAACAGCGATGGCCTGAATTGGAGAAATTGCCCTGTGAAGCTTCCAGCACAGCCAAG aGTTATAAGGTGCCGCATTTCCAGGGACAAATCAGCTTTATCACCTCCATGTCAGAGCATTTCTGCGGATCCTGCAATCGGCTGAGGATAACAGCAGATGGAAACCTAAAG GTGTGCCTTTTTGGGAATTCAGAAGTGTCCTTGAGAGATCAGCTACGGTCGGGCGCCTCAGAGGAAGAGTTGGTTCAAATCATTGGAGCAGCAGTgggcagaaaaaagaaacagcatgctG gcATGTTTAACATTTCCCAGATGAAAAACCGGCCAATGATCCTGATTG agtcTGCATTGATGCCATTTCCACTATGCCAAGCTGCCCTACAGAATCCCCCAAATTCAAAGCAGTGGGGCCACACGTTTAGCCGTTGGCTAACTTTGAGAGCAAGTTTACCCAAACAAATCGGAAAagcattaatgaaaaataagcttACAGGACAACTTTTCCTGCCAGGATCTCATCCAGAGCAACAGTGGCACATAACAACAGGAATTCCACAAACCCAGCTCAGAGGCTGCTGTGTCTTCCAGAAGAACCCAAGCTCCACGTTTGACACAAAGTGCCTTGAGGCTTCTCCTGTTGGCCAAGTTTCTGTGGACTGTCAGTCCAAAGAGGCAAGTCCAGGATCTGAATTCTGTACCCAGGATTTGGGAACTTGCACTGAGGTACCTTGTGCCTCTGACAACTTGACTCATGCTGATGAGGAAGGACGGGCCACAATGGTAGATGTTGGAGGGAAGCCAGATTCAAGAAGaagtgctgttgctggtgctgTGGTCCGCCTGGGTGAGAAGGCATTTGGGATGGTAAGGCAGAACCAGGTGAAAAAAGGGGATGTGCTGACAGTAGCCCAGATTGCAGGGATTCAGGGAGCCAAGCTGACCAGCCAGTTGATCCCATTGTGTCACAACATCCCCCTCAACCATGTTGAGGTGTCTCTGAGCCTGGATGAGGCGAGGTATGCAGTGGTGATTCGCAGCTCCTGTCAGACCTGGGGGAGGACAGGTGTAGAGATGGAAGCTCTAACAGCTGCTAGCCTGGCTGCCCTGACTGTGTATGACATGTGCAAAGCAGTTACTCATGACATTGTGATTGAAGAGGTGAAGTTGCTTAGTAAGACgggtgggcagaggggagaCTTCTTAAGGGTCTAG
- the MOCS1 gene encoding molybdenum cofactor biosynthesis protein 1 isoform X2 gives MLLTLAWILWSQLNLSSLSGGKVNCVVMRGFNEDELLGFVDFTKDLPLDVRFIEYMPFDGNKWNFKKMVSYKEMLDTIKQRWPELEKLPCEASSTAKSYKVPHFQGQISFITSMSEHFCGSCNRLRITADGNLKVCLFGNSEVSLRDQLRSGASEEELVQIIGAAVGRKKKQHAGMFNISQMKNRPMILIESALMPFPLCQAALQNPPNSKQWGHTFSRWLTLRASLPKQIGKALMKNKLTGQLFLPGSHPEQQWHITTGIPQTQLRGCCVFQKNPSSTFDTKCLEASPVGQVSVDCQSKEASPGSEFCTQDLGTCTEVPCASDNLTHADEEGRATMVDVGGKPDSRRSAVAGAVVRLGEKAFGMVRQNQVKKGDVLTVAQIAGIQGAKLTSQLIPLCHNIPLNHVEVSLSLDEARYAVVIRSSCQTWGRTGVEMEALTAASLAALTVYDMCKAVTHDIVIEEVKLLSKTGGQRGDFLRV, from the exons ATGCTGTTAACATTAGCCTGGATACTTTGGTCCCAGCTAAATTTGAGTTCATTGTCCGGAGGAAAG GTAAACTGTGTGGTGATGCGAGGCTTCAATGAGGATGAACTGCTGGGCTTTGTGGATTTCACAAAGGATCTGCCCCTTGATGTGCGGTTCATAGAATACATGCCCTTTGATG GCAATAAATGGAACTTCAAGAAGATGGTGAGCTACAAAGAAATGCTTGATACAATTAAACAGCGATGGCCTGAATTGGAGAAATTGCCCTGTGAAGCTTCCAGCACAGCCAAG aGTTATAAGGTGCCGCATTTCCAGGGACAAATCAGCTTTATCACCTCCATGTCAGAGCATTTCTGCGGATCCTGCAATCGGCTGAGGATAACAGCAGATGGAAACCTAAAG GTGTGCCTTTTTGGGAATTCAGAAGTGTCCTTGAGAGATCAGCTACGGTCGGGCGCCTCAGAGGAAGAGTTGGTTCAAATCATTGGAGCAGCAGTgggcagaaaaaagaaacagcatgctG gcATGTTTAACATTTCCCAGATGAAAAACCGGCCAATGATCCTGATTG agtcTGCATTGATGCCATTTCCACTATGCCAAGCTGCCCTACAGAATCCCCCAAATTCAAAGCAGTGGGGCCACACGTTTAGCCGTTGGCTAACTTTGAGAGCAAGTTTACCCAAACAAATCGGAAAagcattaatgaaaaataagcttACAGGACAACTTTTCCTGCCAGGATCTCATCCAGAGCAACAGTGGCACATAACAACAGGAATTCCACAAACCCAGCTCAGAGGCTGCTGTGTCTTCCAGAAGAACCCAAGCTCCACGTTTGACACAAAGTGCCTTGAGGCTTCTCCTGTTGGCCAAGTTTCTGTGGACTGTCAGTCCAAAGAGGCAAGTCCAGGATCTGAATTCTGTACCCAGGATTTGGGAACTTGCACTGAGGTACCTTGTGCCTCTGACAACTTGACTCATGCTGATGAGGAAGGACGGGCCACAATGGTAGATGTTGGAGGGAAGCCAGATTCAAGAAGaagtgctgttgctggtgctgTGGTCCGCCTGGGTGAGAAGGCATTTGGGATGGTAAGGCAGAACCAGGTGAAAAAAGGGGATGTGCTGACAGTAGCCCAGATTGCAGGGATTCAGGGAGCCAAGCTGACCAGCCAGTTGATCCCATTGTGTCACAACATCCCCCTCAACCATGTTGAGGTGTCTCTGAGCCTGGATGAGGCGAGGTATGCAGTGGTGATTCGCAGCTCCTGTCAGACCTGGGGGAGGACAGGTGTAGAGATGGAAGCTCTAACAGCTGCTAGCCTGGCTGCCCTGACTGTGTATGACATGTGCAAAGCAGTTACTCATGACATTGTGATTGAAGAGGTGAAGTTGCTTAGTAAGACgggtgggcagaggggagaCTTCTTAAGGGTCTAG
- the MOCS1 gene encoding molybdenum cofactor biosynthesis protein 1 isoform X3 gives MEGIHKATELGYRPVKVNCVVMRGFNEDELLGFVDFTKDLPLDVRFIEYMPFDGNKWNFKKMVSYKEMLDTIKQRWPELEKLPCEASSTAKSYKVPHFQGQISFITSMSEHFCGSCNRLRITADGNLKVCLFGNSEVSLRDQLRSGASEEELVQIIGAAVGRKKKQHAGMFNISQMKNRPMILIESALMPFPLCQAALQNPPNSKQWGHTFSRWLTLRASLPKQIGKALMKNKLTGQLFLPGSHPEQQWHITTGIPQTQLRGCCVFQKNPSSTFDTKCLEASPVGQVSVDCQSKEASPGSEFCTQDLGTCTEVPCASDNLTHADEEGRATMVDVGGKPDSRRSAVAGAVVRLGEKAFGMVRQNQVKKGDVLTVAQIAGIQGAKLTSQLIPLCHNIPLNHVEVSLSLDEARYAVVIRSSCQTWGRTGVEMEALTAASLAALTVYDMCKAVTHDIVIEEVKLLSKTGGQRGDFLRV, from the exons ATGGAAGGAATCCACAAAGCCACTGAACTTGGCTACCGTCCTGTTAAG GTAAACTGTGTGGTGATGCGAGGCTTCAATGAGGATGAACTGCTGGGCTTTGTGGATTTCACAAAGGATCTGCCCCTTGATGTGCGGTTCATAGAATACATGCCCTTTGATG GCAATAAATGGAACTTCAAGAAGATGGTGAGCTACAAAGAAATGCTTGATACAATTAAACAGCGATGGCCTGAATTGGAGAAATTGCCCTGTGAAGCTTCCAGCACAGCCAAG aGTTATAAGGTGCCGCATTTCCAGGGACAAATCAGCTTTATCACCTCCATGTCAGAGCATTTCTGCGGATCCTGCAATCGGCTGAGGATAACAGCAGATGGAAACCTAAAG GTGTGCCTTTTTGGGAATTCAGAAGTGTCCTTGAGAGATCAGCTACGGTCGGGCGCCTCAGAGGAAGAGTTGGTTCAAATCATTGGAGCAGCAGTgggcagaaaaaagaaacagcatgctG gcATGTTTAACATTTCCCAGATGAAAAACCGGCCAATGATCCTGATTG agtcTGCATTGATGCCATTTCCACTATGCCAAGCTGCCCTACAGAATCCCCCAAATTCAAAGCAGTGGGGCCACACGTTTAGCCGTTGGCTAACTTTGAGAGCAAGTTTACCCAAACAAATCGGAAAagcattaatgaaaaataagcttACAGGACAACTTTTCCTGCCAGGATCTCATCCAGAGCAACAGTGGCACATAACAACAGGAATTCCACAAACCCAGCTCAGAGGCTGCTGTGTCTTCCAGAAGAACCCAAGCTCCACGTTTGACACAAAGTGCCTTGAGGCTTCTCCTGTTGGCCAAGTTTCTGTGGACTGTCAGTCCAAAGAGGCAAGTCCAGGATCTGAATTCTGTACCCAGGATTTGGGAACTTGCACTGAGGTACCTTGTGCCTCTGACAACTTGACTCATGCTGATGAGGAAGGACGGGCCACAATGGTAGATGTTGGAGGGAAGCCAGATTCAAGAAGaagtgctgttgctggtgctgTGGTCCGCCTGGGTGAGAAGGCATTTGGGATGGTAAGGCAGAACCAGGTGAAAAAAGGGGATGTGCTGACAGTAGCCCAGATTGCAGGGATTCAGGGAGCCAAGCTGACCAGCCAGTTGATCCCATTGTGTCACAACATCCCCCTCAACCATGTTGAGGTGTCTCTGAGCCTGGATGAGGCGAGGTATGCAGTGGTGATTCGCAGCTCCTGTCAGACCTGGGGGAGGACAGGTGTAGAGATGGAAGCTCTAACAGCTGCTAGCCTGGCTGCCCTGACTGTGTATGACATGTGCAAAGCAGTTACTCATGACATTGTGATTGAAGAGGTGAAGTTGCTTAGTAAGACgggtgggcagaggggagaCTTCTTAAGGGTCTAG